One part of the Glycine soja cultivar W05 chromosome 11, ASM419377v2, whole genome shotgun sequence genome encodes these proteins:
- the LOC114374385 gene encoding receptor like protein 29-like, translated as MASLSFHLVVFLLFACEMVGMRSNIVLGEEMVMQEEELLGLFEVMHTLVDDPDWAQAHPQPCTDTPWPGIECEVSNEPQIFHVTKIHIGPDILSPPCKSSAYLSQSLLKLTYLKTLSIFNCFVSSPVNLPSTLFGPFSTLEHLALQSNPTLSGEIPPSLGAVASLRVLSLSQNSFQGSIPRQIGGLVSLEQLDLSYNNFSGQIPKEIGGLKSIAILDLSWNEIEGNLPSSLGQHQLLQKMDLSSNMLTGKIPPDLGNLKRLVLLDLSHNCIGGPIPEALSNLELLEYFLIDDNPIKSEIPHFIGNLSKLKSVSFSGCGLIGSIPNSFSSLKNLTALSLDNNSLSGSVPPKLALLPNLDQLNISHNMLNGVLQLPDEFIGKLGKRLDVRGNTELCISNKPKKKNLSSYLEISSCVNMKPRNGKSYAKGPPEDPAGIKPSLYRSNISNSSSSSSWLDLQVIFFPLVLNCIFNLLL; from the coding sequence ATggcttctctctcttttcatcTTGTTGTGTTCCTTTTGTTTGCTTGTGAAATGGTGGGAATGAGAAGCAATATTGTACTTGGGGAAGAAATGGTAATGCAAGAGGAGGAGTTGTTGGGGTTGTTTGAAGTTATGCATACTCTTGTGGATGACCCTGACTGGGCCCAAGCACACCCTCAACCATGTACTGACACTCCATGGCCTGGAATTGAGTGTGAAGTTAGTAATGAACCACAAATTTTTCATGTCACAAAGATCCACATTGGTCCTGATATACTCTCCCCACCTTGCAAGTCTTCTGCTTACCTATCTCAGTCCTTGCTCAAACTCACTTACTTGAAAACACTTTCAATTTTcaactgttttgtttcttcacCAGTCAACCTACCCTCAACTCTCTTTGGTCCTTTCTCTACCTTGGAACACCTGGCTTTGCAGTCTAATCCAACACTCTCTGGAGAAATACCTCCAAGTTTGGGTGCTGTTGCTAGTCTTAGAGTCCTGAGCCTGTCCCAGAACAGCTTCCAGGGAAGCATTCCTAGACAGATTGGTGGTTTGGTTTCTTTGGAGCAACTTGATCTGAGTTATAATAACTTCAGTGGTCAAATCCCCAAGGAAATTGGAGGTTTGAAAAGTATTGCCATTTTGGACCTAAGTTGGAATGAAATTGAAGGGAACCTTCCTAGCTCTCTTGGACAACATCAACTTCTTCAGAAGATGGATTTGAGCTCAAACATGCTTACTGGAAAAATACCTCCTGATTTAGGAAACCTCAAGAGGTTAGTCTTGCTTGATCTGAGTCATAATTGTATTGGTGGGCCTATTCCTGAAGCCCTTTCAAATTTAGAACTTTTAGAATATTTTCTCATTGATGACAACCCCATCAAATCAGAGATACCCCACTTCATAGGGAACCTTAGCAAGCTCAAGTCAGTGAGCTTCTCAGGGTGTGGATTGATTGGCTCCATTCCCAATTCTTTCTCCTCCTTGAAGAATCTCACAGCTCTCTCCCTAGATAACAATAGCCTCAGTGGATCAGTTCCTCCAAAGCTAGCTTTGCTCCCAAACTTAGATCAATTGAACATCAGCCACAACATGCTGAATGGAGTTCTTCAGCTCCCTGATGAGTTCATTGGAAAACTTGGTAAAAGGTTGGATGTAAGAGGAAATACGGAACTTTGCATCAGTAATAAGCCAAAGAAGAAGAATTTGTCTTCATATTTGGAAATCTCCTCTTGTGTGAACATGAAGCCAAGAAATGGCAAATCTTATGCTAAAGGACCACCAGAAGATCCAGCAGGAATCAAGCCATCTTTGTACCGAAGCAACATAAGTAATTCaagttcatcatcatcatggctAGATCTACAAGTCATATTTTTTCCCTTGGTTTTAAATTGTATCTTTAATTTGTTGTTGTGA
- the LOC114374386 gene encoding uncharacterized protein LOC114374386: MAKPLYLEEDYKPKDYTPKAKSLSFFASIFSLFIYICVFYTFNLSPYSLLNNNIFWFFMSNTLILIIAADYGASSSNKHKQDLYEEYVQHSQARNCVSSSYVPKYDHEQFDKECIYPKQEQGSELIEKKKETISDQDIIPERVLGIVTVLNQPNKPSECSNEKKPTLHLQVDDGSEKFEEIKAVPTRIYRRSKSDRPNRAKHVVSEERVNKVQRSETKKVEANVVEEENEFSMMSNEDLNRRIEDFIQKFRSQATRN, from the coding sequence ATGGCCAAACCACTATATCTAGAGGAAGATTACAAACCAAAAGATTATACCCCTAAAGCCAAAAGTCTATCCTTCTTTGCCtctattttttcccttttcatctACATATGTGTCTTCTATACCTTCAACCTATCTCCCTATTCTCTCCTCAACAACAACATCTTTTGGTTTTTCATGTCCAATACCCTCATTCTCATCATTGCTGCTGACTATGGAGCATCCTCTTCAAACAAACATAAACAAGATCTCTATGAAGAGTATGTGCAACATAGTCAAGCAAGAAACTGTGTCTCGTCATCATACGTGCCCAAATATGATCATGAACAATTTGATAAAGAATGCATTTATCCCAAACAAGAGCAAGGTAGTGAGCtgatagagaaaaagaaagaaactattTCTGATCAAGATATCATCCCAGAACGTGTACTTGGAATTGTGACAGTACTCAATCAACCTAATAAACCTAGTGAGTGCTCCAATGAGAAAAAGCCAACACTTCACTTGCAAGTAGATGATGGCAGTGAAAAATTTGAGGAGATCAAAGCAGTGCCTACTAGAATTTACCGGCGAAGTAAATCTGATAGACCCAATAGAGCCAAGCATGTGGTGAGTGAGGAGAGGGTGAACAAGGTGCAAAGGTCAGAGACTAAGAAGGTAGAAGCAAATGttgttgaagaagaaaatgagttTTCTATGATGTCAAATGAGGATCTTAATAGGAGGATAGAGGACTTTATTCAGAAATTTAGATCTCAAGCAACTAGAAATTAA
- the LOC114377238 gene encoding protease Do-like 5, chloroplastic, translating into MALFSLQNNLFPLPLPTTPSSTKSFPSVTTRRATIFGSSLVLLNSTPPTLAQQLPNDHDELQQQEDHLVQLFQDASLSVVFIKDLELTKVPKSSSKGAMLNDDEDAKVEGTGSGFIWDKFGHIVTNYHVVAKLATDTSGLQRCKVFLVDAKGNSFDREGKIIGFDPAYDLAVLKVDVDGYEIKPVVLGQSNDLRVGQSCFAIGNPYGYENTLTTGVVSGLGREIPSPNGGAIRGAIQTDAAINAGNSGGPLIDSYGHVVGVNTATFTKKGTGVSSGVNFAIPIDTVVRTVPYLIVYGTPYSNRF; encoded by the exons ATGGCACTGTTTTCTCTCCAAAACAACCTCTTTCCACTTCCATTGCCAACTACTCCTTCCTCAACGAAGAGCTTTCCCTCTGTTACGACGCGTCGAGCCACAATCTTTGGTTCCAGCCTCGTTCTTCTCAACTCAACACCACCCACACTTGCACAGCAGCTGCCAAATGATCATGATGAGCTTCAGCAACAAGAAGACCACCTTGTGCAACTCTTTCAG GATGCTTCACTGTCGGTTGTTTTCATTAAAGACCTTGAATTGACCAAAGTTCCCAAGTCCTCTTCTAAGGGAGCCATGTtgaatgatgatgaagatgcaaaAGTGGAAGGCACTGGCTCGGGCTTCATTTGGGATAAATTTGGTCACATA GTTACCAATTATCATGTTGTTGCTAAACTGGCTACTGACACAAGTGGTTTACAACGTTGTAAG GTGTTCCTAGTTGATGCCAAAGGGAATAGCTTTGACAGGGAAGGGAAGATAATTGGGTTTGATCCAGCGTATGATCTAGCTGTTCTGAAG GTTGATGTTGATGGATATGAAATAAAGCCAGTTGTTCTTGGTCAGTCTAACGATTTACGTGTTGGCCAGAGTTGCTTTGCCATTGGGAATCCTTATGGATACGAGAATACTCTCACAACAggg GTGGTCAGTGGTTTAGGCCGCGAGATACCTTCACCAAATGGAGGGGCCATTAGAGGAGCTATTCAAACTGATGCAGCAATTAATGCAG GAAATTCAGGTGGACCATTGATTGACTCGTATGGCCATGTTGTTGGAGTAAACACAGCTACCTTCACTAAGAAAG GGACTGGGGTGTCATCAGGTGTCAACTTTGCAATTCCCATCGACACAGTTGTCAGAACTGTACCATACCTCATTGTCTACGGAACACCTTATAGTAATAGGTTTTGA
- the LOC114377240 gene encoding uncharacterized protein LOC114377240 codes for MEEEGVPVEGSSGTVSRARKLLFRRMLVGIKDGRFFLGSFYCIDKQGNIILQDAVEYRSTRQSSPSPMEQRCLGLILIPSSCRTSCHVDCAIHEQLSLLSLNQTPPH; via the coding sequence ATGGAAGAAGAAGGTGTTCCGGTGGAAGGTTCTTCAGGTACGGTGAGTCGGGCACGGAAGCTTCTGTTTCGGCGAATGCTGGTGGGGATCAAAGACGGAAGGTTCTTCTTGGGCTCCTTCTACTGCATCGACAAGCAAGGCAACATCATTCTCCAGGACGCCGTCGAATATCGCAGCACGCGCCAATCTTCGCCTTCTCCCATGGAACAGAGGTGCCTCGGCCTTATTCTCATTCCTTCCTCTTGCCGCACCTCTTGTCACGTCGATTGCGCTATCCACGAACAGTTATCTCTCCTTTCGCTGAATCAAACACCACCGCACTAG